A stretch of Aspergillus nidulans FGSC A4 chromosome VI DNA encodes these proteins:
- a CDS encoding uncharacterized protein (transcript_id=CADANIAT00009502): protein MVANMTSSETKSLGGSTVISQDPPSRGSDSAGWQGVDLAHSRLYHIYHTPIRYDYRVSDADKNHLYHVYNSQLTPHKADLTVHTGEDSNAPVAGVCKFLHFSRHCKIGLGDPQQAGTIVWEDLHCQNLTMTKYRWPMSVPLADGRTERRWFLWKRTHSVGADGDSPSTFSSRNYKLEDELTGQIVAVFTSSSYKSMRKNGKLQVAAGYGPDFDLMVLITSLAMYEKTRRSRGKAGGGGGGGGGG from the coding sequence ATGGTGGCAAACATGACTTCTTCGGAAACCAAATCATTGGGCGGCAGCACCGTTATATCCCAAGACCCACCGTCAAGGGGCTCGGATTCCGCGGGCTGGCAGGGAGTTGATCTCGCCCACTCACGATTATATCACATCTATCATACGCCCATCCGGTATGATTACCGCGTCTCGGATGCCGATAAGAACCACCTCTACCATGTCTACAACTCGCAACTGACGCCGCACAAGGCGGATCTCACGGTCCATACCGGCGAAGACAGCAACGCGCCAGTAGCAGGTGTATGCAAGTTCCTTCACTTCTCGCGACATTGCAAAATCGGCTTGGGAGACCCGCAACAGGCCGGGACCATTGTCTGGGAGGATCTTCATTGCCAGAACCTCACCATGACCAAGTACCGGTGGCCGATGTCTGTGCCTCTGGCGGATGGTAGAACTGAGCGCCGGTGGTttctctggaagagaacTCACTCAGTTGGAGCCGATGGGGACTCGCCGTCTACTTTCAGCTCTCGTAACTACAAGCTCGAGGACGAGCTGACGGGGCAGATCGTGGCAGtcttcaccagcagcagctataAGAGCATGCGAAAGAATGGCAAGCTTCAGGTGGCAGCTGGTTATGGACCTGACTTTGACCTGATGGTTCTTATCACATCGCTGGCAATGTACGAGAAAACTCGACGCAGCCGGGGCAAGGCtgggggaggaggcggcggcggcggcggaggctgA
- a CDS encoding uncharacterized protein (transcript_id=CADANIAT00009506), producing the protein MPRERLKRLFSKRIRDAKAEAQKEIEEYRKQKEEEFRKFEAEHSSGFKKAEDDANKEAEFKLEEIKKDGKEKGPKVVEKLIHALVDVKPEPSAKIVTKA; encoded by the exons AT GCCGAGAGAGAGGCTCAAAAGATTGTTCAGCAAG AGGATAAGGGACGCAAAGGCGGAAGCGCAGAAGGAAATCGAGGAGTACAGGAagcagaaagaggaagaattcaGAAAGTTTGAAGCAGAG CACTCGAGCGGTTTCAagaaggcggaagatgatgccAACAAGGAAGCCGAGTTcaagctggaagaaatcaagaaggacggaaaggagaagggtcCGAAGGTTGTCGAGAAACTCATTCACGCGCTGGTTGATGTGAAGCCCGAACCCTCCGCCAAGATCGTCACCAAGGCATAG
- a CDS encoding indoleamine 2,3-dioxygenase family protein (transcript_id=CADANIAT00009504), with protein sequence MSPATVISSSPTTLESFPHIHDDPSTIPHSLDPFTITTSTGFLPYLTSPTTLPDAFKPLMSLLDRLPVVKHDGSPGLLATYELGPAVEQELPDLTDEVDKLVTADGKLDLYTIMAVFRDYSFLASSYLLEPCWKNWRTNPENGYGLGRDVLPKAVARPLYRCGQILDIPPFMSYAASYALFNYTLDDPSKGLVYSNLRLVRAFERGLDPRSSEAGFILTHIDMVKDTPGLISAFLFVMDEYGAHRWRSDMWANSKPSDYLSFRVFIFGITSQSMFPNGVIYDGVEDNKPLYFRGESGANDSIIQIPLLDHLLQIPMPQTPLTEILHEFRSYRPLPHRTFLAHIRNKAEELDVRDFAVEDTETAILFLRTLNHVRSFRWRHWLFAREYIIRRTPHPTATGGSPIVTWLPNQLSAVMDLMISIYESVLAPLKAQGTQGYNGSCQKLVEPMMELVRDQKEKLTKEVEKWCKERGV encoded by the exons ATGTCCCCTGCTACAGTCATCTCGAGCTCCCCAACTACCCTGGAGTCTTTCCCTCATATTCACGATGACCCTTCTACCATTCCCCATTCCTTGGATCCTTTCACGATTACAACTTCTACTGGCTTCCTACCTTACCTTACATCCCCAACTACCCTCCCTGATGCCTTCAAGCCCTTGATGTCTCTGCTTGATCGTCTCCCTGTAGTCAAGCATGACGGGAGCCCAGGGCTACTGGCCACATATGAGCTGGGTCCAGCTGTCGAGCAGGAGCTCCCTGACTTGACTGATGAGGTTGATAAACTGGTTACTGCCGATGGCAAACTTGACCTCTACACCATTATGGCTGTCTTCCGGGACTACTCGTTCCTTGCCTCCTCTTACCTCCTCGAGCCATGCTGGAAAAACTGGCGTACGAATCCTGAGAACGGCTACGGCCTTGGCCGCGATGTCTTGCCCAAGGCTGTGGCCAGGCCGCTGTATCGCTGCGGACAAAT CTTGGATATTCCTCCGTTTATGTCCTATGCGGCATCTTATGCCCTGTTCAACTACACCCTTGATGATCCGTCCAAGGGCTTAGTCTATTCCAACCTTCGTCTAGTCCGCGCATTCGAACGTGGCCTTGACCCTCGCAGCTCAGAGGCTGGCTTCATACTTACTCACATCGACATGGTGAAAGACACACCTGGTCTCATCAGTG CTTTCCTCTTCGTTATGGATGAATATGGGGCTCACAGATGGCGTTCAGACATGTGGGCCAATTCCAAGCCCTCGGATTACCTTTCTTTTCGCGTCTTTATTTTCGGCATAACCTCGCAGTCCATGTTCCCTAACGGCGTTATATACGACGGAGTTGAGGACAACAAGCCCCTTTACTTTCGTGGCGAGAGTGGTGCCAATGATAGCATA ATACAGATTCCGCTCCTGGACCACCTCCTGCAAATTCCCATGCCTCAGACTCCGCTCACGGAGATCCTTCATGAGTTTCGCTCCTATCGGCCCCTTCCACACAGAACATTTCTCGCCCATATCCGCAACAAGGCAGAGGAGCTAGACGTCCGTGATTTCGCAGTCGAGGATACCGAGACTGCCATACTGTTTCTGCGGACACTTAATCACGTGCGTAGCTTCCGGTGGAGGCACTGGCTGTTCGCAAGGGAGTATATCATTCGTAGGACGCCGCATCCTACTGCTACTGGAGGGAGTCCGATCGTCACC TGGCTTCCGAATCAGCTGTCTGCGGTTATGGATCTGATGATTTCCATCTACGAGAGTGTGCTCGCGCCCTTGAAAGCTCAGGGTACACAAGGATATAATGGCTCTTGTCAAAAACTTGTCGAGCCTATGATGGAGTTGGTAAGGGATcaaaaggagaagctgacgaaggaggttgagaaatGGTGCAAAGAGAGGGGTGTTTGA
- a CDS encoding protein PET117 (transcript_id=CADANIAT00009505) produces MSRASKLTFAGTSLVTAGIVWFVHWSQEQEKASMHKGVERDMEKQRIQLERKAEFEMQKKLEEEYLKLQKVSPSTDGPLGEGQANLNPGS; encoded by the exons ATGTCGCGAGCTTCGAAGTTAACCTTTGCCGGAACGAGCTTGGTCACTGCGGGAATTGTGTGGTTTGTCCACTGGTCGCAAGAACAGGAAAAAGCG TCTATGCACAAAGGAGTCGAGCGAGACATGGAAAAACAACGCATCCAACTGGAGCGAAAGGCGGAGTTCGAGATGCAgaaaaagctggaggaggaatATCTGAAGCTGCAGAAAGTCTCTCCGAGTACAGATGGGCCACTGGGTGAAGGACAGGCAAACCTGAATCCAGGATCATGA
- a CDS encoding protein nup85 (transcript_id=CADANIAT00009503): protein MSFPTFNFGGNNGLATPGKSRNIFGNGEPPSPSNSFTPQGPPPSTIYGGSQMSARSPANSNPIFNRSELLNDSIFGSSVDSPDFASRTKQTAAAKRFTASESLFDVSRGPSFDESTNWGASNGFQPHMSGGLGADDGKSMEEDEDEDEAEQTGKTRGSGLNFLDSHMSSTGPSSIPAQRKPIYANPGNAKRPKLDEKWANQSPLRNAKLSPKKNSTIPAIVRNFAARTRKATVDEPFDFIIRTEDEISRMYEETRQTQYNNEYLQETIGKICADLSTVWYNSSESKASGTVIGPGDNAANSTKAGFLGALLLQLHHPPATKSTGFPNTFGLAAPRYTFGGRSASAPIPKVLLDWLNVNKPLSDEITALKQVEPDPTASPSFWEIVIAAVLRGQLSEASQILRSADFNYARSALEDGLPQAGYRGVQLQNIQRCINKALQVLEACPSVHNDNWDARDAEWSLYRKRVHTAISDLEEFAEGEEQPAPAPATGNTFQAINFGLGSNPFQGPSFTESARMAESRVPWTIYQNLRSVYRIILGDPAAIMNYAESWVEATIGLTVWWDGEDDEEASPPPFLRRGQSPSNDPYLRRLSLAFKHATSTEKDEKGFRYNSLSGIEVGLAAVFEGDVAGVLELLQTWSLCVAAAVAEISSVGGWLETKSNAKPPGLSDNDLMVLSYNQNDAPAGVSRDDVLSAYATGLSERPSIGNEHEGREGWELALEVLSRLDDSQKMQKSVSELLDKLPLDTAEQMDKVVLLCSELGLNKEGRRVSERYGDLTVSNSEEYGLALVCYARAHNRRKVKSVVDLLISYSLVQSRAYPASSDLDEQLRTLIREPKTCLSAIAHADEEAASILQFYFSGYATLRRFYETRDEAVNLPAGQKPRYKPLARRRAAAQALVAVISSAADSIYGGLYDPDRDSAIQVDGLLALLGEALPFVHQSSSILNPSQQFAILSAIEDLETVTPRVYAQCEECFRSTLLEYYSKQAGKASDSYVLPPSPRALLKKSVSSLTASSTFSIIGSDMLGARTRSSSGSAEGSGVLVPRDCEKTPLVREWDWRAGLPEDTKGEDVLRMLRLGLANGLTLEALGRAY from the exons ATGAGCTTTCCGACCTTCAATTTTGGCGGAAATAACGGCCTCGCGACGCCTGGAAAGTCACGCAATATATTCGGGAATGGTGAGCCGCCGTCTCCCTCCAACTCTTTCACTCCCCAGGGCCCGCCCCCCTCTACCATATACGGCGGCTCCCAGATGAGCGCCAGATCACCGGCGAACTCAAACCCAATCTTCAACAGATCCGAGCTGTTGAATGACAGCATCTTTGGCTCATCTGTGGACTCGCCCGATTTTGCATCCCGGACAAAGCAGACTGCGGCAGCGAAACGATTTACAGCGTCAGAGTCTTTATTCGATGTTTCACGCGGTCCTAGCTTTGACGAATCAACGAATTGGGGGGCATCCAATGGGTTTCAGCCGCACATGTCTGGCGGGTTAGGCGCTGACGATGGCAAGTCgatggaggaggacgaggacgaggacgaagcgGAGCAGACAGGAAAGACAAGGGGATCGGGATTGAACTTCCTTGACTCACACATGAGCAGCACCGGTCCGTCATCGATACCTGCGCAGCGCAAACCTATCTATGCAAATCCCGGGAATGCAAAGCGGCCCAAGCTTGACGAGAAGTGGGCGAACCAGTCGCCTCTGCGCAACGCGAAGCTATCTCCAAAAAAGAACTCAACAATACCAGCGATTGTGCGGAACTTTGCCGCGCGAACCCGTAAAGCGACTGTGGACGAACCATTCGATTTCATCATTCGAACGGAAGACGAGATTTCTCGGATGTACGAGGAAACAAGACAGACACAATACAACAATGAGTATCTGCAGGAGACTATAGGGAAAATTTGCGCCGATCTATCCACTGTATGGTATAATAGCTCTGAGAGCAAAGCGTCTGGTACGGTTATTGGTCCTGGAGACAACGCCGCGAATTCCACTAAGGCAGGTTTTCTGGGGGCGTTGTTGCTGCAACTCCACCATCCACCTGCTACTAAATCAACAGGTTTCCCCAACACCTTCGGGCTTGCAGCACCACGTTACACATTTGGTGGACGGTCGGCGTCAGCGCCAATTCCTAAAGTTCTCCTAGATTGGTTGAACGTGAACAAACCCCTGTCAGACGAGATTACAGCTTTAAAGCAAGTGGAACCTGACCCTACCGCGTCGCCAAGCTTCTGGGAGATTGtcattgctgctgttctACGAGGTCAGCTGTCGGAGGCGTCTCAGATTCTGCGCTCCGCCGATTTCAACTACGCTCGCTCGGCACTGGAGGACGGGTTGCCGCAAGCGGGATACCGTGGAGTGCAGTTGCAAAATATCCAAAGATGTATCAACAAGGCGCTCCAGGTTCTGGAGGCATGCCCTAGCGTCCACAATGATAACTGGGATGCCCGGGACGCAGAATGGTCATTGTACCGAAAACGTGTACACACCGCTATCTCGGATCTTGAAGAATTCgcggaaggagaagagcagccAGCACCCGCGCCGGCGACGGGAAATACTTTCCAGGCCATCAATTTCGGATTGGGATCAAATCCCTTCCAAGGGCCTTCGTTTACCGAATCTGCACGTATGGCCGAAAGTCGGGTGCCGTGGACCATCTACCAGAATTTGCGGTCGGTTTACCGAATCATACTCGGCGACCCGGCGGCTATCATGAACTATGCAGAGAGCTGGGTCGAAGCCACGATTGGCCTAACAGTCTGGTGGGAtggcgaagacgacgaggaagccaGCCCGCCTCCATTCCTACGCCGTGGACAGTCGCCTTCTAATGATCCATATCTCCGCCGTCTAAGCCTGGCTTTCAAGCATGCAACAAGTacagagaaggacgagaaagGCTTCCGTTATAATTCACTAAGCGGAATCGAGGTTGGACTGGCCGCTGTTTTCGAAGGTGACGTTGCGGGTGTATTAGAACTGCTCCAGACCTGGTCTCTCTGtgtggctgctgctgtggcAGAGATTTCCTCGGttggtggctggctggagacgaagagcaatGCTAAACCGCCTGGTCTAAGCGATAATGACCTTATGGTTCTCTCTTATAACCAAAACGACGCCCCCGCCGGAGTTAGCAGAGACGATGTCCTGAGTGCATATGCTACTGGTCTGTCTGAGAGACCGTCGATCGGAAACGAGCATGAAGGTCGCGAAGGATGGGAGCTAGCCCTCGAGGTTCTGAGCAGGCTAGATGACAGTCAGAAGATGCAAAAGAGCGTTTCGGAACTGCTAGATAAGCTTCCGCTCGACACGGCCGAACAGATGGACAAGGTCGTTCTCCTGTGCTCCGAGCTGGGACTAAATAAGGAGGGTAGACGTGTTTCTGAG CGCTATGGGGATCTCACTGTTTCCAACTCGGAGGAATACGGCCTGGCGCTCGTTTGCTATGCTCGCGCGCACAATCGACGCAAGGTCAAGTCAGTGGTCGACCTACTTATCTCGTACAGCCTCGTCCAATCCCGGGCGTATCCTGCCTCGAGCGACCTCGACGAACAGCTGCGGACGCTGATCCGAGAACCCAAAACGTGCCTCTCAGCGATTGCACATGCAGACGAGGAGGCCGCTTCAATACTTCAGTTTTACTTCAGTGGATACGCGACTTTGCGCCGGTTCTATGAGACACGTGATGAGGCAGTCAACCTTCCAGCAGGACAGAAGCCCCGCTATAAACCGCTGGCCAGGCGGAGGGCTGCAGCGCAGGCCCTGGTCGCTGTGATCAGCAGTGCTGCTGACAGCATCTATGGGGGACTGTACGATCCAGATCGCGATTCAGCTATTCAAGTCGACGGACTTCTAGCTCTTCTGGGCGAGGCACTGCCTTTTGTACATC AATCTTCATCAATCCTGAACCCCTCTCAGCAATTTGCTATCCTCTCCGCCATCGAAGATCTGGAGACCGTTACACCCCGCGTCTACGCCCAATGCGAGGAGTGTTTCCGTTCGACCCTTCTCGAGTACTACTCCAAACAAGCCGGCAAAGCCAGTGATTCCTACGTTCTCCCTCCGTCACCGCGCGCACTCCTCAAAAAATCCGTCTCGTCGCTTACAGCTTCAAGCACATTCTCCATAATCGGCAGCGACATGCTGGGTGCGCGCACCCGCTCGTCATCCGGGTCTGCGGAAGGGTCGGGAGTGCTGGTGCCCCGAGATTGCGAAAAGACACCGTTGGTACGAGAATGGGATTGGCGCGCTGGATTGCCAGAAGATACAAAGGGCGAAGACGTACTTCGAATGTTGCGGTTGGGACTGGCAAACGGACTGACCCTGGAAGCTTTGGGCCGGGCTTACTAA